In Penicillium oxalicum strain HP7-1 chromosome I, whole genome shotgun sequence, a single window of DNA contains:
- a CDS encoding Mitochondrial intermembrane space import and assembly protein 40: protein MFRPAARALARAPAVAARSPANTRLISTASPVSKPRSWKSIFVRLGLAGGAVYYYNTSNAFAQEPSFSLMSHFSQETTEDSAVTTLDSITPKIREEKAASSSQPKVDAPASSTPAADATADAAAVEINPQVGIESEEPPESAAFNPETGEINWDCPCLGGMAHGPCGEEFRAAFSCFVYSNEEPKGIECIEKFKDMQDCFRQHPDVYGAELEDDEPEGDAPALAAADVNAELAESNQLVPKTHHDVAEKTQDAN from the exons ATGTTCCGTCCTGCCGCTCGAGCGCTGGCTCGCGCACCTGCTGTCGCGGCTCGTAGCCCGGCAAACACTCGATTGATAAGCACTGCCAGCCCGGTCTCCAAACCGCGAAGCTGGAAGAGCATCTTTGTCCGTCTCGGTCTGGCCGGTGGTGCCGTCTACTACTATAACACGAGCAATGCCTTTGCTCAGGAGCCCTCTT TCTCCCTCATGAGCCACTTCAGCCAAGAGACCACCGAAGACTCTGCTGTGACCACTCTCGATTCCATCACCCCCAAGATCCGCGAAGAAAAGGCCGCCTCTTCCTCACAGCCAAAGGTCGATGCGccggcttcttcaacaccGGCAGCCGATGCGACAGCTGATGCTGCTGCCGTGGAAATCAACCCCCAGGTCGGTATCGAATCAGAGGAGCCTCCCGAGTCAGCGGCATTCAATCCAGAGACTGGCGAGATCAACTGGGATTGCCCTTGCTTGGGCGGTATGGCTCACGGTCCTTGCGGCGAGGAGTTCCGGGCGGCATTCTCGTGCTTTGTCTACTCCAACGAGGAACCCAAGGGCATTGAGTGCATTGAGAAGTTCAA GGACATGCAAGATTGCTTCCGTCAACATCCCGACGTCTACGGCGCGGAACTAGAGGATGACGAGCCCGAGGGCGACGCTCCCGCCCTTGCGGCCGCCGATGTCAATGCCGAGCTCGCTGAGAGCAACCAGCTCGTCCCCAAGACCCACCACGACGTTGCCGAGAAGACCCAGGATGCGAACTGA
- a CDS encoding putative mitochondrial carrier yields MSVTSRVYSLFSTTAHSDSSTTAHAPTPTYDNGITEFGAARGGRQEEALDMENEEPRPPYLHAMLAGGTGGTCGDMLMHSLDTVKTRQQGDPNIPPRYTSMTASYATIYRQEGFFRGLYGGVTPAALGSFPGTVIFFGCYEFTKRAMIDAGINQNIAYLSGGFFADLAASIVYVPSEVLKTRLQLQGRYNNPHFNSGYNYRGLTDAFRTIATIYRDLPFSALQFAFYEQEQNLAKQWVGQRDIGLGLEILTAATAGGMAGVITCPLDVVKTRIQTQQNPPSKSSGRSGSKCTGDHVPKESPRPHAPTSSQAHQSSRAHSRPISTSSPSTSVSPPGAPRLDTSSVFTGLKMIYRTEGFAGWFRGVGPRGVWTSIQSGTMLVMYQYLLKQLEVYQSHLDSDRPL; encoded by the exons ATGAGCGTCACTTCGCGAGTATACAGCCTGTTCTCAACGACGGCGCATTCCGATTCATCCACCACAGCACACGCCCCGACACCTACGTACGATAATGGGATAACTGAATTTGGCGCCGCTCGAGGCGGGCGTCAGGAAGAGGCTCTGGATATGGAGAACGAAGAACCGCGACCACCGTATCTTCAT GCAATGCTAGCAGGTGGTACTGGAGGGACTTGTGGTGACATGTTGATGCATTCGTTGGATACCGTCAAAACCCGTCAACAAGGTGATCCGAACATCCCTCCTCGATATACCTCAATGACGGCGTCCTATGCGACCATTTACCGGCAAGAAGGATTTTTCCGTGGTTTATATGGCGGAGTCACGCCAGCTGCGCTTGGTTCATTTCCCGGCACTGTGATCTTCTTCGGATGTTACGAGTTCACCAAACGTGCCATGATTGATGCCGGCATCAACCAAAACATTGCCTACCTCTCCGGCGGTTTCTTCGCCGATCTGGCCGCATCGATCGTCTACGTTCCGTCAGAGGTTTTGAAGACTCGACTCCAACTACAGGGCCGCTATAACAATCCTCATTTCAATTCGGGCTACAACTACCGCGGCCTGACCGATGCTTTCCGGACCATC GCAACCATCTACCGAGATCTCCCCTTTTCTGCGCTCCAATTTGCCTTTTATGAGCAAGAGCAAAATCTGGCCAAGCAATGGGTGGGACAAAGAGACATCGGGTTGGGATTGGAGATTCTGACCGCAGCCACTGCCGGTGGCATGGCGGGTGTCATTACCTGTCCGTTAGACGTGGTCAAAACCCGCATTCAAACTCAACAAAATCCACCGTCCAAATCCAGTGGACGATCCGGCAGCAAGTGCACTGGTGACCATGTTCCAAAGGAGAGCCCACGGCCTCATGCGCCCACTTCCTCACAGGCTCATCAATCGTCAAGAGCGCATTCGCGACCTATTTCAACCTCCTCTCCATCTACATCCGTTTCCCCTCCTGGCGCTCCGCGACTGGATACATCGTCCGTCTTCACGGGACTGAAGATGATCTACCGCACCGAGGGTTTTGCCGGATGGTTCCGCGGCGTGGGTCCCCGTGGTGTTTGGACTAGCATCCAAAGTGGAACCATGCTGGTCATGTACCAATATCTGCTCAAGCAACTGGAAGTCTACCAGAGTCATTTGGACTCGGACCGACCATTGTAA